A window of the Labrus mixtus chromosome 8, fLabMix1.1, whole genome shotgun sequence genome harbors these coding sequences:
- the LOC132978341 gene encoding ETS-related transcription factor Elf-1-like isoform X1 codes for MLQQSELIFDFASDHVNMSQLMGYSDYPAVIVEQVPLPHQLLYAGLACEQIQTEQDHQQLLKVEPCESGEEETMETLVAADSLLNMDCPDSLSLEQHYSQTFLPSLGDVITTPVTQVTVSAEGIVGAFDQPQWHSLHTGKPVSQLQSRKRGRKARHRRAESPTPDITVKKDKYNKGGNTLYLWQFLMELLQDRQVCPRYIKWTNANAGIFKLVNSKAVARLWGKHKNKPDMNYETMGRALRYYYQRGILNKVEGQRLVYQFTSLPKDMIYIIDGEGTKEEEDDENDDISGHDDGVSDNSDDSTIPSSDQSVEEEDSHPPQKKMLTSSVRAPATQRSRPSHRPSAQRDTVLRPTNASLIQEQHLPIVSAEMLRTFQNLQKVQSLQPRGHASVFQTAQLLGSLCEQQAAAEGSVEGQDETSQPGQKTSQVETPQLVPLTSSDQ; via the exons ATGCTGCAGCAGTCAGAGCTCATCTTTGACTTTGCCAGTGATCATGTCAACATGTCACAG ttGATGGGTTACTCGGATTACCCTGCGGTGATTGTGGAACAGGTTCCCCTCCCACACCAGCTCTTGTATGCAGGTTTAGCGTGTgaacagatacagacagagcagGACCACCAGCAGCTGCTCAAAG TGGAGCCATGTGAAAGTGGAGAGGAAGAAACCATGGAGACACTTGTTGCTGCTGACTCCCTTCTCAACATGGACTGCCCTGACTCCCTCTCACTGGAGCAACACTACT CCCAGACCTTCCTGCCATCACTGGGTGATGTTATCACTACGCCTGTTACCCAGGTGACCGTGTCAGCAGAGGGGATTGTGGGAGCATTTGACCAGCCACAATGGCACTCGCTGCACACAGGGAAGCCTGTGTCACAGCTGCAGTCCAGAAAAAGAG GGAGAAAAGCTCGACATAGAAGGGCAGAGTCTCCCACACCAGACATCACAGTGAAAAAGGATAAATACAACAAAG gaggaAACACACTGTACCTGTGGCAGTTCCTGATGGAGTTGTTGCAGGACCGACAAGTCTGCCCCCGCTACATTAAATGGACAAATGCCAACGCAGGAATCTTCAAGCTGGTCAACTCTAAAGCAGTGGCCAGGCTGTGGGGCAAACACAAGAACAAGCCAGACATGAATTATGAGACAATGGGCCGAGCACTCAG GTACTACTACCAGAGAGGAATATTGAATAAGGTTGAAGGCCAGCGTCTTGTCTACCAGTTCACCTCTCTGCCCAAAGACATGATTTATATCATAGATGGAGAAggcaccaaagaagaagaagatgacgaAAATGACGACATCAGTGGCCATGACGATGGTGTGAGCGATAACTCTGATGACAGCACGATACCTTCCAGTGACCAGTCAGTCGAGGAGGAAGATTCACACCCACCACAAAAGAAGATGTTAACCTCCTCTGTCAGAGCCCCGGCCACCCAGCGGAGCAGACCTTCTCACAGACCCTCTGCCCAGAGGGACACCGTCCTGCGGCCCACCAACGCCAGCCTGATCCAGGAGCAGCATTTGCCCATTGTGTCTGCTGAGATGCTGCGGACCTTCCAGAATTTGCAGAAGGTCCAGTCCCTGCAGCCTAGGGGTCACGCCTCCGTCtttcagacagctcagctgctGGGGAGTCTGTGTGAGCAacaggctgcagcagagggCTCTGTGGAAGGTCAGGATGAGACGTCACAGCCGGGACAGAAAACCTCACAGGTGGAGACTCCACAGCTGGTGCCGCTGACCAGCTCTGACCaatga
- the LOC132978341 gene encoding ETS-related transcription factor Elf-1-like isoform X2, protein MDGPPSANIQEVKQNIPGLCLGKRVNESYKDVDVVIPGYSTFAMACSSPVLAIKMEPCESGEEETMETLVAADSLLNMDCPDSLSLEQHYSQTFLPSLGDVITTPVTQVTVSAEGIVGAFDQPQWHSLHTGKPVSQLQSRKRGRKARHRRAESPTPDITVKKDKYNKGGNTLYLWQFLMELLQDRQVCPRYIKWTNANAGIFKLVNSKAVARLWGKHKNKPDMNYETMGRALRYYYQRGILNKVEGQRLVYQFTSLPKDMIYIIDGEGTKEEEDDENDDISGHDDGVSDNSDDSTIPSSDQSVEEEDSHPPQKKMLTSSVRAPATQRSRPSHRPSAQRDTVLRPTNASLIQEQHLPIVSAEMLRTFQNLQKVQSLQPRGHASVFQTAQLLGSLCEQQAAAEGSVEGQDETSQPGQKTSQVETPQLVPLTSSDQ, encoded by the exons ATGGATGGACCACCCTCGGCAAATATTCAGGAAGTGAAACAAAACATTCCTGGCTTGTGTCTGGGAAAGAGAGTTAATGAATCATATAAGGATGTAGACGTGGTCATCCCGGGCTACAGCACATTTGCTATGGCTTGTTCATCACCAGTTCTGGCCATTAAAA TGGAGCCATGTGAAAGTGGAGAGGAAGAAACCATGGAGACACTTGTTGCTGCTGACTCCCTTCTCAACATGGACTGCCCTGACTCCCTCTCACTGGAGCAACACTACT CCCAGACCTTCCTGCCATCACTGGGTGATGTTATCACTACGCCTGTTACCCAGGTGACCGTGTCAGCAGAGGGGATTGTGGGAGCATTTGACCAGCCACAATGGCACTCGCTGCACACAGGGAAGCCTGTGTCACAGCTGCAGTCCAGAAAAAGAG GGAGAAAAGCTCGACATAGAAGGGCAGAGTCTCCCACACCAGACATCACAGTGAAAAAGGATAAATACAACAAAG gaggaAACACACTGTACCTGTGGCAGTTCCTGATGGAGTTGTTGCAGGACCGACAAGTCTGCCCCCGCTACATTAAATGGACAAATGCCAACGCAGGAATCTTCAAGCTGGTCAACTCTAAAGCAGTGGCCAGGCTGTGGGGCAAACACAAGAACAAGCCAGACATGAATTATGAGACAATGGGCCGAGCACTCAG GTACTACTACCAGAGAGGAATATTGAATAAGGTTGAAGGCCAGCGTCTTGTCTACCAGTTCACCTCTCTGCCCAAAGACATGATTTATATCATAGATGGAGAAggcaccaaagaagaagaagatgacgaAAATGACGACATCAGTGGCCATGACGATGGTGTGAGCGATAACTCTGATGACAGCACGATACCTTCCAGTGACCAGTCAGTCGAGGAGGAAGATTCACACCCACCACAAAAGAAGATGTTAACCTCCTCTGTCAGAGCCCCGGCCACCCAGCGGAGCAGACCTTCTCACAGACCCTCTGCCCAGAGGGACACCGTCCTGCGGCCCACCAACGCCAGCCTGATCCAGGAGCAGCATTTGCCCATTGTGTCTGCTGAGATGCTGCGGACCTTCCAGAATTTGCAGAAGGTCCAGTCCCTGCAGCCTAGGGGTCACGCCTCCGTCtttcagacagctcagctgctGGGGAGTCTGTGTGAGCAacaggctgcagcagagggCTCTGTGGAAGGTCAGGATGAGACGTCACAGCCGGGACAGAAAACCTCACAGGTGGAGACTCCACAGCTGGTGCCGCTGACCAGCTCTGACCaatga
- the ednrba gene encoding endothelin receptor Ba, whose protein sequence is MKTHTFSMGILLLVGHILVASGQPEPVQQSPQDPQSITQRLGLVERDVQGPVRPNITMPRRRLPPMCTGPTEIRDTFKYINTVVSCLVFVVGIIGNSTLLRIIYKDKCMRNGPNILIGSLALGDLLHIIIGIPINVYKLLAEDWPFGVTLCKLVPFVQKASVGITVLSLCALSIDRYRAVASWSRIKGIGIPKWMAIEIALIWILSIILAVPEAIAFDMITMDYKGEHLRICLLHPMQKSGFMRFYKTAKDWWLFSVYFCLPLAITAVFYTLMTCEMLRKKNGVQIALSDHLKQRREVAKTVFCLVLVFALCWLPLHLSRILKLTIYDEKDPNRCELLSFFLVLDYIGINMASVNSCINPIALYMVSKRFKSCFRSCLCCWCLTAEMLMGDKQLCKMKVTERASDQSNSRLTNKSTTA, encoded by the exons ATGAAGACTCATACATTCAGCATGGGAATACTCCTCTTGGTGGGCCACATCCTTGTAGCCAGTGGGCAACCAGAGCCAGTGCAGCAATCTCCCCAGGACCCTCAGAGTATCACCCAGAGACTTGGACTCGTAGAGCGGGATGTGCAGGGTCCAGTGAGGCCGAACATCACGATGCCCCGTCGCCGGCTTCCTCCAATGTGCACCGGACCCACAGAAATCAGAGACACCTTCAAGTACATCAACACGGTGGTGTCCTGCCTAGTGTTTGTCGTGGGTATTATCGGTAATTCAACTCTGCTGAGGATCATTTATAAGGATAAATGCATGAGAAACGGACCAAACATCCTGATCGGCAGCTTGGCTCTCGGAGACCTGCTGCACATCATCATTGGCATACCCATTAATGTTTACAAG ctcctgGCAGAGGACTGGCCTTTCGGAGTGACTCTGTGCAAGCTGGTGCCGTTCGTCCAGAAGGCCTCAGTGGGGATCACAGTGCTGAGTTTGTGTGCTCTGAGTATTGACAG GTATCGTGCCGTGGCCTCGTGGAGCCGCATCAAAGGGATCGGCATACCAAAGTGGATGGCTATTGAAATAGCGCTCATATGGATATTATCCATCATCTTAGCTGTTCCAGAGGCAATAGCCTTCGACATGATCACCATGGACTACAAAGGAGAACACTTGAGGATTTGTTTACTACACCCCATGCAGAAATCGGGCTTCATGAGG TTTTATAAAACAGCGAAGGATTGGTGGCTGTTCAGCGTGTATTTCTGCCTGCCTTTGGCCATCACTGCCGTTTTCTACACCCTGATGACCTGTGAGATGCTGAGGAAGAAGAACGGCGTCCAGATCGCTCTCAGTGACCACCTCAAACAG AGGAGGGAGGTGGCTAAGACTGTCTTCTGTCTGGTTCTGGTCTTCGCTCTGTGCTGGCTGCCGCTTCACCTCAGTCGTATCCTGAAGCTCACTATCTATGATGAGAAAGATCCAAACCGCTGTGAACTGCTCAG tttctttttggTGTTGGACTACATTGGCATCAACATGGCATCTGTCAACTCCTGCATCAACCCAATAGCCCTCTACATGGTCAGCAAGCGCTTCAAAAGCTGCTTCAGG TCCTGCCTGTGCTGCTGGTGCCTTACAGCCGAGATGCTGATGGGTGACAAGCAGTTGTGCAAGATGAAAGTCACCGAACGAGCCTCCGACCAGAGCAACTCGCGTTTGACCAACAAGTCCACCACTGCCTGA